One Curtobacterium sp. BH-2-1-1 genomic region harbors:
- a CDS encoding acyl-CoA dehydrogenase family protein, producing MTKANPAAVLGDELLERIAARAPGYDAANAFCTEDLDELRAAGYLRLGVPVERGGAGLGLAATTAVQRRLAEAAPATALGLGMHQVWVQAARAVTARGGSFLQAVTDHAADDHLLAFGVSEPGNDAVLFDSLTTAEPDGDGGYRFTGTKVFTSLAPAWDVLSVFGKDGSGPEPRLVHGFVLRSDGDVEHLDDWDTLGMRATQSRTTKLHGVHVPTDRIVRTLPVGPNHDPLVFGVFAAFELLVASVYVGIAARAASLAVSAVRSRTALDGTPRSADPDVRRAIADMRGTVDAIELQVTSLARSVDELDDLGPRWFPLLVGTKARAVDAAQHVVDEAMRVVGGGAYRAGGELARLARDVRAGQYHPSSRDSAARTIAASVLGPLAP from the coding sequence ATGACGAAGGCCAACCCCGCGGCGGTGCTGGGCGACGAGCTGCTGGAGCGCATCGCCGCCCGCGCCCCCGGCTACGACGCCGCGAACGCGTTCTGCACCGAGGACCTCGACGAACTCCGGGCGGCCGGCTACCTGCGGCTCGGGGTGCCCGTCGAACGCGGCGGTGCCGGACTGGGGCTCGCCGCGACGACCGCGGTGCAGCGGCGGCTCGCGGAAGCCGCACCGGCGACGGCGCTGGGGCTCGGGATGCACCAGGTCTGGGTGCAGGCGGCGCGCGCCGTCACTGCGCGGGGTGGGTCGTTCCTCCAGGCCGTCACCGACCACGCGGCGGACGACCACTTGCTCGCGTTCGGTGTGAGCGAGCCGGGCAACGACGCCGTCCTCTTCGACTCGTTGACGACGGCGGAGCCGGACGGCGACGGCGGCTACCGCTTCACGGGGACGAAGGTCTTCACCTCGCTGGCCCCGGCGTGGGACGTGCTGAGCGTGTTCGGCAAGGACGGGTCCGGGCCGGAGCCGCGGCTCGTGCACGGTTTCGTGCTGCGGTCCGACGGCGACGTCGAGCACCTCGACGACTGGGACACCCTCGGGATGCGGGCGACGCAGAGTCGTACGACGAAGCTGCACGGCGTGCACGTGCCGACGGACCGGATCGTGCGGACCCTGCCGGTCGGGCCGAACCATGACCCGCTCGTGTTCGGCGTCTTCGCGGCGTTCGAGCTGCTCGTGGCGTCGGTGTACGTCGGGATCGCCGCCCGTGCGGCGTCACTCGCGGTGTCGGCGGTGCGGTCGCGCACGGCACTCGACGGGACACCGCGGTCCGCGGACCCGGACGTGCGCCGGGCGATCGCGGACATGCGCGGGACGGTCGACGCGATCGAGCTGCAGGTGACCTCGCTCGCCCGGTCTGTCGACGAGCTCGACGACCTCGGGCCGCGGTGGTTCCCGTTGCTCGTCGGGACGAAGGCCCGGGCGGTCGACGCGGCGCAGCACGTCGTGGACGAGGCGATGCGGGTCGTGGGCGGTGGCGCCTACCGGGCCGGTGGCGAGCTCGCGCGCCTGGCCCGGGACGTCCGGGCGGGCCAGTACCACCCGTCGTCGCGGGACTCGGCGGCGCGGACGATCGCGGCGTCGGTGCTGGGGCCGCTCGCACCGTAG
- a CDS encoding SGNH/GDSL hydrolase family protein: MSARHPWSRYVAIGDSFTEGIGDPDPTVPGGNRGWADRVAEVLANQSEDFAYANLAIRGRLLQQIIDEQVEPALALRPDLVTVSAGGNDIIRPGSDPDELAERVDAMVSRLRSDGATVVLFTGPDVGMTPVLGMVRGKTAIYNENLHAIALKHGALVANMWALRVLRDPRMWAPDRLHHSQMGHATVAAAVLDALGVEHGLEPFNPEPLEARPWREARAEDLGWAREYLVPWVVRRIRHTSSGDGVTPKRPELQDVVEHKSDTP, translated from the coding sequence GTGTCAGCTCGTCATCCGTGGTCCAGGTACGTCGCGATCGGTGACTCGTTCACCGAGGGGATCGGCGACCCCGACCCCACCGTCCCCGGCGGGAACCGTGGCTGGGCGGACCGGGTGGCCGAGGTCCTGGCGAACCAGTCCGAGGACTTCGCCTACGCCAACCTGGCGATCCGCGGGCGACTCCTGCAGCAGATCATCGACGAGCAGGTCGAACCGGCCCTCGCCCTCCGTCCCGACCTCGTCACGGTGTCGGCGGGTGGCAACGACATCATCCGGCCGGGCTCCGACCCCGACGAGCTCGCCGAGCGTGTGGACGCGATGGTGTCCCGGCTGCGGAGCGACGGCGCGACCGTGGTGCTCTTCACCGGTCCGGACGTCGGCATGACCCCGGTGCTCGGGATGGTCCGCGGCAAGACGGCGATCTACAACGAGAACCTGCACGCCATCGCGCTGAAGCACGGCGCCCTCGTCGCGAACATGTGGGCGCTCCGGGTCCTCCGCGACCCGAGGATGTGGGCTCCGGACCGGCTGCACCACTCCCAGATGGGCCACGCGACCGTCGCCGCCGCGGTGCTGGACGCGCTCGGCGTCGAGCACGGGCTCGAACCGTTCAACCCCGAGCCGCTCGAGGCCCGTCCGTGGCGGGAGGCCCGCGCCGAGGACCTCGGCTGGGCGCGCGAGTACCTCGTGCCGTGGGTGGTCCGGCGGATCAGGCACACGTCCTCGGGCGACGGCGTGACCCCGAAGCGACCCGAGCTGCAGGACGTCGTCGAGCACAAGTCCGACACCCCGTAG
- a CDS encoding serine hydrolase — translation MTTTFPRSTPSALGIDARGLARFLDALESTPDVEPHSIVLLRHGLVAAQGWWQPYAEDRVHLLYSLSKSFTAAAVGIAVREGLIDLDATALSYFPELDAEITDERSRRIRVRHLLAMASGHREEALDRARSADPENLVRGFLLTPPDEEPGTVFAYNQPCTYTLAAIVRRVSGGTLVDYLRPRLLDPLGIDDLAWRRDETGAELGFSGCYAPTSAIAALGQLYLQRGVWAGERILDEDWVAAATSTQVANPDEGNPDWSQGYGFQFWMARHGFRGDGAYGQFCVVLPEQDVVLALTGQSLDMQAVLDAAWQHLLPAVDAADLDAAADADLEARLASLGLPPVQGGRLPDLGAGPFRGDDIDRIGFTRDGDRWRAALEVDGGTLSVPVGEGEWAVDGPLAASGAVAPDGTVLVDVRFVETPHLAHVRIDLAAGTATASWATEPLHDGPLTLRRPAD, via the coding sequence GTGACGACGACGTTCCCCCGGTCCACCCCGTCCGCCCTCGGCATCGACGCCCGTGGCCTCGCCCGGTTCCTCGACGCCCTCGAGTCGACGCCCGACGTCGAACCGCACAGCATCGTGCTGCTCCGCCACGGTCTGGTGGCCGCCCAGGGCTGGTGGCAGCCCTACGCCGAGGACCGCGTCCACCTGCTCTACTCCCTCAGCAAGAGCTTCACCGCCGCCGCCGTCGGGATCGCCGTCCGCGAGGGGCTCATCGACCTCGACGCCACCGCCCTCTCGTACTTCCCGGAGCTCGACGCCGAGATCACCGACGAACGCAGCCGCCGCATCCGCGTCCGGCACCTGCTCGCGATGGCGAGCGGCCACCGAGAGGAAGCCCTCGACCGCGCCCGCTCCGCCGATCCGGAGAACCTCGTCCGCGGGTTCCTGCTCACGCCGCCCGACGAGGAGCCCGGCACCGTCTTCGCGTACAACCAGCCGTGCACCTACACGCTCGCCGCCATCGTCCGGCGGGTCAGCGGCGGCACCCTGGTCGACTACCTGCGCCCGCGGCTGCTCGACCCGCTCGGCATCGACGACCTGGCGTGGCGCCGGGACGAGACCGGCGCTGAGCTCGGGTTCAGCGGGTGCTACGCCCCGACGTCGGCGATCGCCGCGCTCGGCCAGCTGTACCTGCAGCGCGGCGTGTGGGCGGGCGAGCGGATCCTCGACGAGGACTGGGTCGCCGCCGCCACGAGCACGCAGGTGGCGAACCCCGACGAGGGCAACCCGGACTGGTCGCAGGGCTACGGCTTCCAGTTCTGGATGGCCCGCCACGGCTTCCGCGGCGACGGCGCCTACGGCCAGTTCTGCGTCGTCCTGCCGGAGCAGGACGTCGTCCTCGCGCTCACCGGCCAGAGCCTCGACATGCAGGCTGTCCTCGACGCGGCCTGGCAGCACCTCCTGCCCGCCGTCGACGCTGCGGACCTCGACGCGGCCGCGGATGCGGACCTGGAGGCGCGGCTCGCCTCCCTGGGACTGCCCCCGGTGCAGGGCGGTCGCCTCCCCGACCTCGGTGCCGGTCCGTTCCGCGGTGACGACATCGACCGGATCGGCTTCACGCGCGACGGCGACCGGTGGCGCGCGGCCCTCGAGGTCGACGGCGGGACGCTCTCGGTACCGGTCGGCGAGGGGGAGTGGGCGGTCGACGGTCCCCTCGCCGCGAGCGGTGCGGTCGCACCGGACGGCACCGTGCTCGTCGATGTCCGGTTCGTGGAGACGCCGCACCTCGCGCACGTGCGCATCGACCTCGCGGCCGGGACCGCCACCGCGTCGTGGGCCACCGAGCCGCTGCACGACGGTCCGCTGACCCTGCGCCGCCCCGCCGACTGA